A genomic window from Flavobacterium azooxidireducens includes:
- a CDS encoding rhamnogalacturonan acetylesterase produces MKNYKLILLTVVLFLGCKSAQTNETSLPNVTIHMIGDSTMANKKNPDENPERGWGQVLPQFFNDKVTIKNHAVNGRSTKSFRDLNHWQPVLDSLQPGNYVFIQFGHNDGKETDPARYTNPQTAYRYNLIRYIEETRAKGAIPILFSSIARRKFNPEGVLLDAHGNYTLQARLVAQEMSVPFIDMQYLTEQMEVSFGVEESKKLHLHFEKGENAYFPDGITDNTHLSVLGATEICKLFVSELRMQQLPLVKYLK; encoded by the coding sequence ATGAAAAATTATAAATTAATTCTACTTACAGTCGTTTTATTTTTGGGATGTAAAAGTGCTCAAACCAATGAAACTTCTTTACCAAACGTAACCATTCACATGATTGGCGATTCCACGATGGCCAACAAAAAAAATCCTGATGAAAATCCTGAACGCGGTTGGGGACAAGTGCTTCCACAATTTTTCAATGATAAAGTCACCATCAAAAATCACGCAGTAAATGGGCGAAGCACAAAAAGTTTCAGAGATTTAAATCATTGGCAACCCGTTTTAGATTCATTACAACCCGGAAATTATGTCTTCATTCAATTTGGTCATAATGATGGAAAAGAAACAGATCCGGCACGATATACCAATCCGCAAACGGCATATCGTTATAACTTAATTCGATACATCGAAGAAACGAGAGCAAAAGGAGCTATTCCGATTTTGTTTTCATCTATTGCCCGAAGAAAATTCAATCCAGAAGGTGTTTTGTTGGATGCTCACGGAAATTACACTTTACAAGCTCGATTAGTCGCTCAGGAAATGAGTGTGCCGTTTATTGATATGCAATACTTAACCGAACAAATGGAAGTTTCGTTTGGGGTGGAAGAATCAAAAAAATTACACCTTCATTTTGAAAAGGGTGAAAATGCATATTTTCCGGATGGAATTACTGATAACACCCATTTGTCTGTACTTGGAGCAACTGAAATTTGCAAACTTTTTGTGAGTGAATTACGGATGCAACAATTGCCGTTGGTTAAATATTTAAAGTAA
- the pelA gene encoding pectate lyase: protein MLKIKNIVHLLVVLLYVSISNAQVNDQSWRNLIYKSEKAWFGSNEAKSIAEQVLLYQKENGCWPKNIQMHHPLSEDEKKAVIAQKSTLKDCTIDNGATSQEMIFLSKVNQQIPDERYEKAFLAGLNYLLEAQYENGGWPQFYPLKKGYSSHITYNDDAMINVLNLLKDIKEQKDFISIKPSAEIENKITNAINKGIDCILKTQYKQNNVLTAWCAQHNEFTFLPTDARSFELASLSGGESAKIVLFLMDVKNPSNKVINAVNSAVAWFEKTKITNLKEELKLDKNGKVIDKIVIPSQNEKPIWARFMELEDNKPFFCDRDGIKKDSISQIGLERRVGYAWYGNWPQKVMDKYEKWKVKNVIKQPKDDQNLVVSLDDSGDFKSIQEAIDYSKAFPYERITIFIKNGTYKEKIKIHEWNSNLTLIGESQENTIITFDDYFDKMGMGRNSTFYTYTLLVQADDVILNNLTIENSSGEVGQAVALSVTSNRVGVINCKLFGNQDTLYATGTGKQYYKNCYIEGTTDFIFGSATAYFENCQIHSKKDSYITAASTPKDTNYGYVFKDCKLTSDEKVTKVYLGRPWRIYAKTVFINCDLGNHILPEGWHNWSKPEAEKTTFYAEFNNRGDGANPKLRVNWSHQLSKRQAKKYTLKNSLSDDSANPFWYEKL from the coding sequence ATGTTAAAAATCAAAAATATAGTTCATTTACTTGTAGTTTTACTTTATGTATCAATTTCAAATGCACAAGTTAATGATCAATCGTGGCGGAATCTCATTTATAAAAGTGAAAAAGCATGGTTTGGTTCAAATGAAGCTAAATCAATAGCGGAACAAGTTCTTTTATACCAAAAAGAGAATGGTTGTTGGCCGAAGAATATTCAAATGCATCATCCGCTTTCGGAAGATGAAAAAAAGGCGGTGATTGCTCAAAAATCAACCTTGAAAGATTGCACGATTGACAACGGAGCAACAAGCCAGGAAATGATTTTTTTATCAAAAGTCAATCAGCAAATTCCTGATGAACGCTATGAAAAAGCGTTTCTTGCCGGACTGAATTATTTGCTCGAAGCTCAATACGAAAATGGTGGTTGGCCGCAATTTTATCCCTTAAAAAAAGGCTATTCTTCACACATTACCTACAATGATGATGCGATGATCAATGTACTTAATTTGCTAAAAGACATTAAAGAACAAAAGGATTTTATTTCGATAAAACCTTCGGCAGAAATTGAAAACAAAATCACAAATGCCATCAATAAAGGAATTGATTGTATCTTAAAAACGCAATACAAACAAAATAATGTGCTCACGGCTTGGTGTGCTCAACACAATGAATTTACATTTTTGCCGACAGATGCTCGGAGTTTTGAATTGGCTTCGTTAAGCGGAGGTGAGTCGGCTAAAATTGTATTGTTTTTGATGGATGTAAAAAATCCTTCTAACAAAGTAATTAATGCCGTAAATAGTGCCGTTGCATGGTTTGAAAAAACAAAAATCACCAATTTAAAAGAAGAATTAAAATTGGATAAAAATGGAAAAGTGATTGATAAAATTGTGATTCCTTCTCAAAACGAAAAACCAATTTGGGCTCGTTTTATGGAATTGGAAGACAACAAACCTTTCTTTTGCGATCGTGACGGAATCAAAAAAGATTCGATTTCGCAAATTGGTTTGGAAAGAAGGGTAGGGTATGCTTGGTATGGAAATTGGCCTCAAAAAGTAATGGATAAATACGAAAAATGGAAAGTTAAAAATGTCATCAAGCAACCTAAAGATGACCAAAATTTAGTGGTTTCGTTAGATGATTCAGGTGATTTTAAGTCAATTCAAGAAGCGATTGATTACTCGAAAGCTTTTCCGTATGAGCGAATTACCATTTTCATCAAAAACGGAACATACAAAGAGAAAATTAAAATCCACGAATGGAATTCTAACCTGACACTCATCGGCGAAAGCCAAGAAAATACCATCATTACTTTTGATGATTATTTTGATAAGATGGGAATGGGAAGAAATAGTACTTTTTACACATATACGTTACTAGTTCAAGCCGATGATGTGATTTTGAATAATTTAACCATTGAAAATTCTTCCGGTGAAGTCGGTCAAGCTGTTGCTTTATCGGTCACTTCCAATAGAGTAGGAGTGATTAATTGTAAATTATTCGGAAATCAAGACACATTGTACGCCACTGGAACCGGAAAACAATATTATAAAAATTGTTACATCGAAGGAACCACCGATTTTATTTTCGGAAGTGCGACGGCTTACTTTGAAAATTGTCAAATTCACAGTAAAAAAGATTCGTATATCACGGCTGCATCCACACCAAAAGACACCAATTATGGTTATGTTTTTAAGGATTGTAAACTAACGTCGGATGAAAAAGTAACAAAAGTTTATTTAGGTCGTCCGTGGCGAATTTACGCAAAAACTGTTTTTATTAATTGTGACTTAGGAAATCATATTTTACCCGAAGGTTGGCACAATTGGTCAAAACCTGAAGCGGAAAAAACGACTTTTTATGCCGAATTTAATAATAGAGGTGACGGAGCAAATCCTAAATTAAGAGTAAATTGGTCACATCAATTATCAAAACGACAAGCAAAAAAATATACATTGAAAAATAGTTTAAGTGATGATTCAGCAAACCCATTTTGGTATGAAAAATTATAA
- a CDS encoding 3'-5' exonuclease: MVLDWFKKVSKDYPKFWENYLENFESEPDPSKPKRYVVFDCETTGLDYRKDVILSIGAVTVIDSSVIVNDSLELFLKQAIYKPEVASIHGILKEGKEEKIVEAEAVIRFLEFIKNATLIGHNVNFDIEMINQALKRLDVGKLKNDSMDTDAMYQKFKGLQEDQHSTLDELCKVLKVERSDRHTASGDAFITALVFLKLKKRLLIG, from the coding sequence ATGGTATTAGATTGGTTTAAAAAAGTAAGCAAAGATTATCCGAAATTTTGGGAAAATTATCTCGAAAATTTTGAGAGCGAACCCGATCCTTCAAAACCAAAAAGATATGTGGTTTTTGATTGTGAAACTACCGGATTAGATTATCGCAAAGATGTTATTCTATCTATTGGAGCAGTTACTGTGATTGATAGTTCTGTGATTGTGAATGATTCGCTGGAGCTTTTCTTAAAACAAGCTATTTATAAACCGGAAGTTGCTTCTATTCACGGAATTTTGAAAGAAGGAAAAGAAGAAAAAATTGTAGAAGCCGAAGCTGTCATTCGATTTTTAGAATTCATCAAAAACGCCACTTTAATCGGTCACAATGTGAATTTTGATATCGAAATGATTAACCAAGCTCTCAAACGTTTAGACGTAGGAAAACTCAAAAACGATAGCATGGATACCGATGCTATGTATCAAAAATTCAAAGGTTTGCAAGAAGATCAACACTCTACGTTAGACGAACTTTGCAAAGTTTTAAAAGTAGAAAGAAGCGACCGTCACACAGCTTCCGGTGATGCTTTTATTACAGCTTTGGTGTTTTTAAAGTTGAAGAAAAGGCTTTTGATTGGATAA
- a CDS encoding SulP family inorganic anion transporter: protein MQKVINLFDFKQKVDYKTEILSGLTVALALVPEAVAFAMIAGVSPLVGLYAAFMMGLVTSILGGRPGMISGATGAVAVVVVTLAQSHGVEYIFATVIIAGIIQMAAGFLKLGKLIRLVPHPVIFGFVNGLAIIIFMSQLDQFKDISGNWLTGGNLYLLLGLVFLTMLIIWGLPKLTKAIPASLTAILVVFGLVYFLKLDTKTVGDIASIKGGFPPFHIPSIPFTFETLQIIFPYAAIVAGVGLIESLLTLNIVDELTESHGHSNREAVAQGTANILSGFFSGMGGCAMIGQSLINVSNGARARLSGIVASVMLLVFVMFGSSLIEKVPMAALTGLMIMVAIGTFEWASLKTFTKFPKSDILVMVLVTLVTVFLHNLALAVLIGVIIAALVFAWDNAKRIRARKYVDYNGVKHYEIYEPLFFGSTTAFIEKFDILNDPTEIIIDFKESRVVDMSAIEALNRLTERYHKQGKKIQLRHLSPDCRSLIKNAESIIEVNVIEDPTYNVMLNK, encoded by the coding sequence ATGCAAAAAGTCATTAATTTATTCGATTTTAAACAAAAAGTAGATTATAAAACAGAAATACTATCAGGATTAACCGTTGCCTTAGCTTTAGTTCCAGAAGCAGTTGCATTTGCAATGATAGCAGGAGTTTCGCCATTAGTCGGACTTTATGCCGCTTTTATGATGGGATTAGTGACCAGTATTTTAGGTGGTCGTCCCGGAATGATTTCCGGTGCTACAGGTGCTGTTGCAGTTGTTGTGGTTACTTTAGCCCAAAGTCATGGAGTGGAATATATTTTTGCCACCGTAATTATTGCCGGAATTATTCAAATGGCAGCAGGTTTTTTAAAATTGGGTAAACTCATTCGATTGGTTCCGCATCCCGTAATTTTTGGATTTGTAAACGGTTTGGCCATCATCATTTTTATGTCGCAATTAGATCAATTTAAAGACATTTCAGGAAATTGGTTAACAGGAGGAAATCTGTATTTATTACTTGGTTTAGTATTTTTAACTATGTTAATAATTTGGGGCTTACCAAAATTAACCAAAGCAATTCCGGCTTCATTAACTGCTATTTTAGTTGTTTTCGGATTGGTTTATTTCTTAAAATTAGATACTAAAACGGTTGGTGATATCGCTTCAATCAAAGGAGGTTTTCCGCCGTTTCACATCCCTTCCATCCCATTTACATTTGAAACATTACAAATAATTTTCCCGTATGCAGCCATTGTTGCCGGAGTTGGTTTGATAGAAAGTTTGCTAACTTTAAACATTGTTGACGAATTAACAGAAAGTCACGGACACAGTAACAGAGAAGCTGTTGCACAAGGAACAGCCAATATTTTATCGGGTTTTTTCTCAGGAATGGGCGGTTGTGCTATGATTGGACAAAGTTTGATTAATGTGTCAAATGGAGCAAGGGCGAGATTATCAGGAATTGTAGCTTCAGTTATGCTATTGGTTTTTGTGATGTTTGGGAGTAGTTTAATTGAAAAAGTTCCTATGGCCGCTCTAACCGGCTTAATGATTATGGTGGCAATTGGAACATTTGAGTGGGCAAGTTTAAAAACGTTTACCAAATTTCCAAAATCAGATATATTGGTAATGGTGTTGGTTACTTTGGTAACTGTGTTTTTACACAATTTAGCTTTAGCGGTTTTAATTGGTGTAATTATAGCAGCCTTGGTTTTTGCGTGGGATAATGCAAAGCGAATTCGTGCCAGAAAATATGTGGATTACAATGGCGTAAAACATTATGAAATTTACGAACCATTATTCTTTGGTTCAACTACCGCTTTTATTGAAAAGTTTGACATTTTGAATGATCCAACAGAAATTATCATCGATTTTAAAGAAAGTCGTGTCGTAGATATGTCTGCCATTGAAGCCTTAAACCGATTGACTGAACGCTACCACAAACAAGGGAAGAAAATCCAGTTAAGGCATTTGAGTCCCGATTGCCGTTCGCTTATTAAAAATGCAGAAAGTATTATTGAAGTTAATGTAATCGAAGACCCAACGTATAATGTAATGTTGAACAAATAG